Part of the Ignavibacterium album JCM 16511 genome, GAAAGAACAAAACAAGCTGGTGGTGAAGTTGTAAAGTTACTTAAAACCGGTTCTGCTTTTTATTCTCCTGCTTCAGCAGCTATAGCAATGGCAGAATCAATAATTTATGATGAGAAGCGGGTACTTCCGGTTTGCGCATACTTGAACGGTGAATATGGAGTAAAGGGATATTATGTTGGTGTTCCTGCAGTACTCGGTGAAAAAGGAGTAGAGAAAGTTATTGAATTCGATTTAGATGCAGAAGAAAAAGCATTACTTAATAATTCAGTTAATGCTGTTAAATCACTTGTTGCAGATATGGAAAGACTGGGATTTTAAATTAAGTAAATAAAAAAGCCCTCAAAAGTTGAGGGCTTTTTTCCAATAAACTTAGAAAGTTAATTCATTGGGTAAACACTAACATATTGTCGGTTGCCGCGTTTTACTTCAAACTTTACTATACCATCAACTAAAGCAAATAATGTATCATCACTACCCTTTCCGACATTTTCACCGGGATGGAATTTTGTTCCTCTTTGTCTGACTAAAATATTTCCGGCTAAGACCTGTTGTCCGCCAAACCTTTTAACACCCAAACGTTGTGCATTACTATCACGACCGTTTCGGGATGAACCCTGACCTTTTTTATGAGCCATTGATAATCTC contains:
- the rpmA gene encoding 50S ribosomal protein L27 — protein: MAHKKGQGSSRNGRDSNAQRLGVKRFGGQQVLAGNILVRQRGTKFHPGENVGKGSDDTLFALVDGIVKFEVKRGNRQYVSVYPMN